The nucleotide sequence ATTTGCCGGTTCTGGCATTGTGCAGGGTTTCCAGTGCCGGGGTGGCTGAACCAAGCACAATCGGAATGTTTTCTTTGTTCGCCCGCAGCACGGCCATGTCTCTGGCATGATAGCGCAGGCTGTCCTGCTGCTTATAAGACGGGTCATGCTCTTCATCGACAATGATGATGCCGAGATCGGCGAACGGGGTGAACAGGGCAGAGCGGGTCCCAATAATAATACCGGCCTGATTGTCGCGCCCGGCCAGCCAGGCACTGAGGCGCTCGGTATCATTCAGGCCGGAGTGAATGGTAAACAGCGGCACGTTGAAGCGGCGCTGAAAACGGTTGATGGTCTGAGGCGTCAGGCCAATTTCCGGTACCAGCACCAGGGCTTGTTTGCCAGCGGCCAGCACCGGCTCAATCAGGTTGAGATAGACTTCGGTCTTGCCTGAACCCGTCACCCCTTCCAGTAAATAACAGGCATAATCCGGGTTGGCATTGACGCTGGCAATCGCCAGTGCCTGTTCTTCGTTGAGGCGGGGTTTCTCTTCGGTGACAGCGAAATCCGTGGGCCAGTGGCCACTGTGCGCTGTGGTGTGAAAACTGTCGACCCAGCCTTTTTCGGCCAGCGTTTTCAGGGTGGCGCTGTTCACCTCCTGATCGAGCAAGGCATCGTGACTCAGCGCGCCATGGCGCAGCAGCGTCAGTACTTTTGCCTGCCGCGGTGCCCGTTTGAGTGCCGCCAGAGGTTGTTCCTGGCCTTTTTCTGTCAATTGCCAGTAACGAATCTCAGCATTGGCCGGTCTGCCTTTACGTAAGGCCGAAGGCAGGGCATTGGCCAGGGTATCGCCCAACGGGTATTGGTAGTAGCGGCTGGTCCATTCCAGTAACTGAAACAATGGCGGCTGCCACAGCGGTTCGCTATCGAGCACCGCCTTGAGGGGTTTGAGCTGGTCGCGGGGAAAATCGGACTGCCCGGTCAGGGCAATAACAATCCCGGTTAGCTGCTGACGACCAAATGGCACCCGTACCCGGCCACCGACCACGGGCCGAAGGCCTGATGGGATCAGGTAGTCAAAGCTTTTGTCCAGCGGAACGGGCAGGGCAACCCTGGCGATGGTGGCAGTCATGGGTATTGGCTGATATCACTTATACTTACAGGTAGATGGCAGTGTACCTTGCACAGGGGGTGAGGCAAAGCAAGACAACACTGTGATTGCAGGTTGATCTGTGTCGGCTGATTGATTATCATACGCCGCCTATTTGTCCAGCGCCGTCGGCCTGGCAGTATTTATTAACCACGTGTGGTGCCCGGCTTTGGATCGGGAGAGCGACACGGCCTTAGCTTAGAGGTTTCCCATGAAACAAGGTATCCACCCAGAATACACAGCTGTAAACGCACGTTGTTCTTGCGGCAACGCTTTTGTCTTTAATTCAACTATGAAAAAAGACATCAACCTGGATGTGTGTGACAAATGTCACCCATTCTACACTGGTAAGCAACGTCAAGTGAGCACCGGTGGCCGTATCGACAAATTCAACAAGCGTTTCGGCGCTCTGTCTAGCAAGTAATTGCTTTCAGACAACTGTCGAGAAAAGGGACGCTCAGGCGTCCCTTTTTGCTGTCTGCGGTTTCTGCCTGCCCTTAATGACTGATTTATTTGTTGTCATTGACCCCTATCTGTTCTCCCCGCATATCTTCTGGCCTGCCACGGCCATTGTCTTGGTATTACCAGCTTGTACGAACTAGGATTTTGTGCTGCTATCGAATATGATTGATTGTTCAATACCGAACCGAACAGAACATCCATCCATTCAGGATTCTAATAATTATGTCTGAAGATTTTCGTCAACAAGCACTTCACT is from Photobacterium sp. TLY01 and encodes:
- the priA gene encoding primosomal protein N', translating into MTATIARVALPVPLDKSFDYLIPSGLRPVVGGRVRVPFGRQQLTGIVIALTGQSDFPRDQLKPLKAVLDSEPLWQPPLFQLLEWTSRYYQYPLGDTLANALPSALRKGRPANAEIRYWQLTEKGQEQPLAALKRAPRQAKVLTLLRHGALSHDALLDQEVNSATLKTLAEKGWVDSFHTTAHSGHWPTDFAVTEEKPRLNEEQALAIASVNANPDYACYLLEGVTGSGKTEVYLNLIEPVLAAGKQALVLVPEIGLTPQTINRFQRRFNVPLFTIHSGLNDTERLSAWLAGRDNQAGIIIGTRSALFTPFADLGIIIVDEEHDPSYKQQDSLRYHARDMAVLRANKENIPIVLGSATPALETLHNARTGKYHHLHLTRRAGNAQAARHGVLDMKGLHLEAGLSAPLIARMRQHLSAGNQVMLFLNRRGFAPALMCHECGWLAECKRCDAYYTYHQHSGELRCHHCQTQRPVMPQCQQCGSTQLQTVGVGTEQLEHQLASLFPEFKTVRIDRDSTRRKGSLDNYLEAVRNKEYQILIGTQMLAKGHHFPDVTLVALVDVDSALFSNDFRAAERLAQLFIQVAGRAGRASKPGEVLLQTHHPEHSLLQALLYKGYDHFAAQALTERRQAMLPPYTYLALFRAEAAQSELTEQFLHQVRGILETSPLFEAHTLVLGPNPAPLSRRAGRYRWQLLLQAPDRKTLQTLLSVARPAINLLPLARKVRWSLDVEPQDLS
- the rpmE gene encoding 50S ribosomal protein L31; protein product: MKQGIHPEYTAVNARCSCGNAFVFNSTMKKDINLDVCDKCHPFYTGKQRQVSTGGRIDKFNKRFGALSSK